Below is a genomic region from Anoxybacillus flavithermus.
CATCATGTTCGCAATCGCATGTTGCTCTTGTTCATTTGCTACATGCCACAAATCAGCAAGTACACGCTCTTCCGGGTTTTTTGGATCGACTTGTTTCGCCAAGTAGTCGCCGATCTGATAAGCGATATCCGAAATGACTTGTTGGTTCATTCCTTGCTCTTCCGCTTGATGAAGGCGATCAGCTAAAAAACTTTTCCATTGTTCAAAATTATCAAGAACAGACATATGCAAACCTCCTTGAAATTCGTTTCAAGAACAGTTTGCCTCATGAAACAAAAAATTATGCTTGCTTAACAATACCAACCGCCATTGACGGATAAAATTTGGCCTGTAATATACGATGCATCGTCAGAAATTAAAAACGATACCGCTTTTGCTACATCTTTTGGTTTTCCGATTCTCCCTAGTGGAATCTCGTTCGCTAACGCTTCTAACTCTTCTTCAGTAAACCCTTGAAGCATCGGTGTATCAATGGCTCCTGGAGCAATGGCATTTACTCGTATGCCACTTGGCGCAACTTCTTTCGCTAACGCTTTGACGAACGTATTTTGCGCGCCCTTCACCATCGAATACAATACTTCGCATGACGCTCCTGTGAGTCCCCAGATCGATGAAATGACAACAATTTGTCCGCAACGTCGCTGAATCATAGAGGGCAACAATCGTTTCGTCAATAAAAACGGACTTGTCACATGCAGCTGTACCATGCGCTCGACTTGTTCGTCAGTCATGTCCGTCACCAGCCCATATGTACTCATTCCACTATTATGAACGAGCACGTCAATTGGATGAAAAAGAGACGACACTAACGTATCGACCCCAGAAGGATGCGATAAATCGGCCTGAATGGCATATATGTCTGTTGATAATTGCTCCACTAACGATTGAACAGATCGTTCATTTTTGTAGTAATGTAAATACAATCCATACCCATCTTTTGCGAGCTGTCTGGCAATTTCCTGTCCAATTCCTCCACTCGCTCCTGTAACTAAAGCATATTTCATCCTACTTCACCTTTTCGGAACAACTTGACATACCGTAAACTGTTCACGTACAAAACATTCACGGGCTACCGCTTTTATATCATCTGATGTCAATGATTGTAACGTCTCTACAACATCGAATAAACTCATTCGGTCGAATGCGTAACGAGTAAATTGATTCGCAATATACTCAAGCGAATTCAATGAGCGTAAAAATGAGCCGATTTTTTTTCTTTTCATCCGCTCCACTTGTTCATCACCAATATCGGAAAACTGTAGAAGGATGCGCTGAATTTCTTCTGCTAATTGATCAGGGTATAATGTGTCGCCGCCAATTAAACCAAAACCAAAATCACTTTCTTCTGTATAATCGACCATGAATGTTTCATCAATTAATCCTTGTTGATATAACCGTTCATAGTGAAGTGAACTTTTCCCGAACAAATGATCGAGCAATAATCCCATCGCGCATTCATGTTTTAATTTTTCTTTTCCTTTTGTGTATACATTTTTCGCCTTTATACCAACGAGACATTTTGGTGTTTGTATGTTCATTTCAATGACATGTTTTTCACGGGCGACATGAGATGGTTCTTCATAATTAAATCGCTCAATGTCTATTGGTGAATGAAATGTTTTTTGGGCTTGATTTGTGCGAATTTGTTCGAGTATAGTCAATGGATCAACTGGACCGGTAACAAACAATAACATATTACTCGGGTGATAAAACGTTTCATAGCATTCATACAATAAATCTTTCGTAATGTGCGAAATCGACTCTACTGTTCCTGCAATATCAATTTTTACAGGATGATTGTGATACATGCTTTCAATTGTTCCAAAATATAAACGCCAATCCGGATTATCGTCATACATACGAATTTCTTGAGCGATAATCCCTTTTTCCTTTTCAACTGTTTGCTCTGTAAAGTATGGTTTTTGGACAAAGTCAAGTAAAGTTTCTAAATTTTTTTCTACATTTGTCGTACTCGAAAATAAATAGGCTGTTCGTGTAAAAGATGTAAAAGCGTTCGCTGATGCCCCTTGCTTACTAAATATTTGAAATACATCGCCATCTTCTTTTTCGAACAATTTATGCTCTAAAAAATGGGCGATGCCATCCGGCACTTTTTTCATGCTCGTTTTTCCATATGGAGTAAAATAGTTATCTACCGAACCGTATTTTGTCGTAAACGTTGCATATGTTTTATTGAATTCTTTTTTCGGTAAAATGTAAACGTCTAATCCGTTGTTTAATCGCTCATAAAATAATTGTTCTTGCAACTGATCGTAGCGAATAATCTTCATTTTTTCTCACCTTCCTTCTCTGTTAAAAAATAAATTGTATCTAATTCAATTTTTTCACCTATACGAACAATATCCTCATACGTCACTTTTTCAATCGCTTCTAACCACTCATCTAATGGACGTTGCCGCGTCGCGATGACGTTATGATAAGAAATTTCAATCATTCCACGCGCTGTATCAACCGTTTCTAATAATTGATTACGAATGACTGCTTTTGTTTGAATAATTTCCTCATCGCTAAATTGCCCGTTACGCATCGCCTCTGCCTGAGCATGAATAATTTCAAGTGCACGCTCATAATTGCTCGGTTCAATTCCTGCCATGACCATCATCATTCCTTGGTGACTTTCGATACGCGAAGCTGCATAATAAGCTAAACTTGCCTTTTCGCGCACATTCATAAACAATTTTGAATGTGCAAACCCACCGAAGATCCCATTCCATACTTGTAACGCATCGTAATCTGCATCGTTGTATGTCGTATTTGTTCGATAACCAAGATGTAGCTTTCCTTGTTTCACATGTTGTTTTTCTATCACTTCTTGCACGCTTGTTCGTTTTGTTAACGTTGTCGTTTCAGTTGAACGTAAAGAACGAGCTTCTAACGGAAAACGTTCCACAACATCATGTTCTACGTCCGTTAACGCCACATCTCCGACAATGTATAAGTCTATTTCATCGTGTTTCAGCATGTGTTCGTAATGTTTATATAAACGTTTAGCATCAATTGTATCAATATCGCTTAGTTTACCGTGAACATCGAGTGCATAAGGCGAACCTTTATACATCTCTTCGATGAGTCGATGTTGAGCATATCGCATTTTATCATCAAATAACGATTGTATTTTTTGTTTCAATGCTCGTTTTTCTTGCTCAACGATCGCAGCAGAAAATCCACCTTGTTCAGTAAGTGGACGAAATAGCATGTCGCTAAAGAGGGTCAACGCTTCGCGTAATAGTGGAGATGTGGTGCCTAAAAATTTTTCGTTTGCCACATCCATTCGAATTGTAATAATGTGATTTTCCCCTTTTTTCGCTAAATCGACTTGTAACGTAGCACCATATAGTTCGTCTAAATATGTACGTAACGCTTTCATCGACGGATGTCGCTCGGTAGCGTTTTGTAATACATAGGGAACAAGAGCTCGCATCGTTATATCTCGTTCACATAACGGTGCTTTCATCTTTAATACGAGCGTATTCGTCTTATATTTTTTCGTCGGGATGACATGAAGACGAAGACCGCCTATTGTTTTTACTTCTTCTCGAAACATATAACCACTCCTTTTTATTTCATAGCCTCGACAATTTTTCTCTCTCTTATCCGTTAAATAAATCGGAAGACAAATATCGTTCTCCTGTATCTGGTGCCATACAAAGCACACGTGCGTCTTTCGGGAGAGTTCGCGCCACTTGAACCGCACAAAAGGCAGCCGCCCCAGCTGAAGCCCCCACTAAAATCCCTTCTTCTGCAGCTAATCGCCTTGCCATCATCTGTGCTTCTTCATCTTTGACAAGTAAAATGTCATCATACACCTTGCGATTTAAAATAGGCGGAATAAAACCTGGTCCAGTGCCTGGAATTTTATGTGGCCCCGGCTGTCCTCCAGAAAGCACAGGGGATCCGTATGGTTCCACTACATAAATACGTAAATGAGGGAATGTTTTCTTCAACTCTTCCCCTGTTCCTGTTACCGTCCCCCCTGTTCCTGCCGTAAGCACGAACGCGTCAATTCCTTCTGGAAATGCCTCTACAATTTCAACTGCTGTACTTATTCGGTGAGCATCTGGATTTGCTCCATTTTCAAATTGCATGGGTATAAAGCTGTTTGGAATATTCTCCGCAAGCCGATATGCTTCATCAATCGCCCCTTGCATGCGCAAAGCTGCAGGGGTTAAGTGAACTTCCGCACCATATGCTTTTAATAAATTCACTCGTTCCTTTGTCGCATTATCTGGCATCGTGATGATGCAACGATAACCTTTCGCTGCGCATACCATCGCTAACCCAATTCCTGTATTCCCTGATGTTGGTTCAATAATCGTGCTTCGAAAAGGGACAATTTTTCCCTCTCGTTCGGCCTGCTCAATCATTCGTTTAGCGGCACGATCTTTTACACTTCCACCTGGATTGAACGACTCAAGCTTTATATATACACTTGCTCCCTCCCGAAAAACAACCCGATTGAGCTTAACAACGGGCGTATTTCCAATCAAATCGATGACCGATTGATACATCACTTTCCCTTCTTTCCATGTAAACTTTTTTTCATTGTACTACATATTAAAATAACAATGGTGTCGAAACGTTTGAAGAAATCGAAAAAATAAGCTAGAATACACATATAGGTATTTGATTATATGCGGAGGCGATAATTTCATGCAAAAATGGTTTTCTTTTTTATTTACATTTCTTTTCATCATAAGCGGATGTGCACAAAACCGTTATACAAACATTTCTGTCGATGAAGCTGCACAAATGATGCAAAAAGAAGACGTTGTTGTGCTCGATGTCCGTACAGAAGAGGAATATGCTTCCGGTCATATTCCTGGAGCTATTTTATTACCTTTACAACAACTTCCAGATCGTGTAGATGAACTGAACAAAAACAAGACGTATATTGTCGTTTGTCGTTCCGGTAATCGCTCAGCGCAAGCAAGCGAATTGCTAGTAAAAGAAGGCTTCTCAAGTATATATAATATGACTGGCGGTATGAACGAGTGGAAAGGCGAAGTTGAAAAATAGGAGGGAAGCCTCCTATTTTTCAAACGAAAACGATATACGTTTTTCTGTTTCATCCCATATAACCGCAGCATTAAATGTGTTTTCTCCCTTTTTAAACCCTTTGATCACATTCGTTTTTCCTTCTGCTAATAATTTTTTGACATTTGCCTGTGAAATCGATTTGCCCAATATCGTTTTTGAAATAGTAAATGAGCACTTTGTTTTTGTATAGTTGACACAACCGTAAAACGCACCTTTATCAATAACCGAGCCCCCACAAAGCTTACAAACCCCGACATGTTTTCCGATCGTTGTTTTTTTCTTCCGCTGAATCGAAGCGGTATCTAGTCCTTCAAATGACCAATCATTTGCCACTTGTACCGCATCGGCCACAATTTTCGCTGCCAATTTTTTCACTTGTTCCATAAATGCTGTAGCCGATGCTTTTTCTTCACCAATTTCACTTAATCGTTGTTCCCATTTTGCTGTCATTTCAGGAGACGCCAAAAGGTGCGGGCCGATTGCGTCGATCAATACTTTTCCTTTATCAGTTACATATACTTGATTATTTTTTATCTCAATATAGTTTCTCTGTTTTAACGTTGTAATAATGGAGGCGCGGGTAGCTTCCGTCCCAAGTCCTTCTGTTTTCGCTAATACTTTCTCCAGTTGTTCGTCATCCAAAAACTTCCCTGCTGTCTTCATTAACGTAATAAGTTCGCCTTCTGTATATCGCTTTGGCGGCTGTGTTTTTCCTTGTTCCACATACACATCATATACCGTTCCTTTTTCTCCACTTTGTACATTCGGTAAAAGTTGTACATCATCATCTTGTGACATAAGGACGTCCCGCCATCCTGCTTGTATTTGTTTCTTTCCTTTTGAAATAAAGCGAGCACGTCCATCGACAACGGTTACAATCGTTGTATAATCAAATATAGCTTCTTCACTATGAGCAGCAATCAATCTTCGAACAATCAGGTCGTAAATATTTCGCTCATCCTGACTTAACTTTGTCAAATTCGGCACTTGTTCAGTTGGAATAATGGCATAATGATCTGTTACCTTCTTTTCGTTTACATAACGTTTATTATGTAAAATTGATTCGTGAACAAGCGGAAAATAAGGAGCATACTCTTCCTTTTGTGAAAGTTGTTTTAAGATATGTGGAAATGTTTCCGCTTCTCCTTTAGTTACATATTGTGAATCGGAGCGTGGATACGATACATATCCTTTTTGATATAGTTTTTGTAATATATCTAACGTTTTTTGTGGCGAATATTTAAACCGCTTGTTTGCCGTTGCCTGCAATGTTGATAAATTAAATAAAAGCGGCGGTAAAAATGTTTTTCGCTCACATACAACTTCTGCTACCTCTACTTGTTTTCGTCTGCAAAACGCGCTCACTTTCTCAGCAAGCTCTCGATCGTATGTGCGCGTCTCATTTTCGTGCCACCACTTTCCTTCGTATCGTTTTCCGTCCACATCAAATGTAGCAACAACTTCCCAAAATGGCTTCGGCTGAAACTGTTCGATTTCTTTTTCCCTTCTCACAATTAGAGCAAGCGTTGGCGTTTGTACACGTCCAACGGAAAAGACATCGTTCATTCCCTTTTGTTTCAATAAAATCGTATACACCCTCGAGGCGTTTATACCGACAAGCCAATCTGCACATGTTCGCGCATACGCTTCCTCGTATAAAGGACGTGTCTGTTTTTCATCCAACAACTGACGAAATCCTTGTTCAATAGCTTTCGGTGTTAAAGACGAGATCCAAAGCCGTTTGATCGGTTTTTTTACACCACTCATGTAAATAATGTTTCGAATGATTAATTCCCCTTCTCTCCCTGCATCACCGGCATGAATAATCTCAACCACTTCCGGCTTACGAAGCAATTGTTTAATGATCGCAAACTGTTTCGCCTTTTTTCGATCAATCTCGTACTGAAAACGATCTGGAATGATCGGTAACGTATCAAGTGTCCACCGCTTCCAACTTGCTTCATACGTTTCCGGAGAAGCTAATTCAAATAAATGTCCAACTGCCCATGTCATATAAGCGCCTTTCGGAAACATCTCATTCGGTAAAATTTCAATATACCCTTCTCGTTTTTTTGTTTGAAAAATCGATGCAAGCGTCTTTCCTTGATCAGGTTTTTCAGCAATAATAACTTTCATTTTTTCACCCCTTGACGAAAAGAAACCTGCTCAACTAGCGAGCAGGTTATTTTGCAGTTTCTACTTGATGCTTCTTCCATTGCGCACGCATCACAAGTGACTGAATAATCGAAAAACATCCACCAACGACCCAATATAGCGATAAAGCGGAAGGGACAGAACTTGCCCCCATAAAAATCATCACCGGCATAATATATGACATGATTTTCATTTGTGTTGCTGCTTCTGTTGTTGTGGCAGATGGAGATAAACGCATCGAAATAAATGTCGTTAAACTTGCTAATATCGGCATAATGAAATATGGATCACGATGACCAAGTTGCATCCATAAAAATGAATGTAGTTTAATTTCTTCTGTACGCGAAATCGCGTAATATAGAGCCATGAAAATAGGCATTTGAATAAAAATCGGCAAGCAACCGCTCATTGGATTGACACCATGTTTTTGGTATAGTTGCATCATTTCTTGTTGTAGCTTTCGTTGTGTCTCCATATCTGTGCCTTTATATTTTTGCTGCAGTTTTTGCATTTCTGGACGAATGCGTTGCATCACAATATTTGCACGAAATTGTTTAATCATGAGCGGAAGCAACCCGAAACGGACAACAATCGTCAACGCAACAATTGCAAGCCCGTAATTTTCTTGAAATGCGTGTCCAAGCATCAGTAATAGCTTTGACATTGGGTAAACAAAATAATGATCCCATACACCTTGACTATGCTCTGTAATCGGTACATTTCGATTGCATGCACTTAACAACAATACAAAAAATAAAATAGTCCATTTTTTCACGATATAGCTCCTCCTTGTTTGTCTTATGATAAGCAAACAAGGAGCATCCTTCCTTCTTCATCACTCGCATACGACCGTTCGTTTATTGGGATTTTACGTTGTTGAAACGTGACAAATCTGTGTAATGGCGTATATGTGTATGCATCGCTCATCTTTTTGCAACCGTTCATATCGTATGTGACGAAGCGTTGAACAGTAACAGGGTAATTCGCTTGTCGCTTCACATAGCACGTCATCGCCACAACGAACATACTGAAGAGCGATACATACGTAAATACATCGAATGAAAACTCAATAAACATATAGATAACTCCCCTTCTGCTATTATTATAACATGGAGAAGAGGAAATGACATACGAGAAAGAAAACAAGCTACTGAAACTTTCGCATAACAGTAAAAAGTTAAACTTCTCGGTTATATATTGTTCACAAACTATCGGAGCACACGTATTTGTTTGTTTACTGAAATCGTAATGTCACCTTCGCCAATTTGTTCACCATCTGCATGAAGGGGAAGGGAAATATCACTACAAATGTGAATATATTTCCCTTGAAACGTATGTACTTCTTTCATCTTTATATGACCACCCCAAAAAACCGTCACAAATAAGGCGAGTAATTTCAAACGTGATATATTATCGACAACAACTACATCAAAATGTTGGTCATTTGATTGGGCAAATGGAGCAATCTTCATTCCACCGCCATAATACGGATGATTCGCAACGGTGACAAGCCACGCATTTGAAAACGTATATTGTTTTTGATCAACAGTCAATTGTATGACGGTCGGTTTATATAAAAACATTTCCTTTAACAAGTAAAAAACGTAAACAAACTTTCCTAAGTACAAGCGATTTAAAATTTGCTTCCATTTTGACGCGTTCACTTTTCTTGAGATATGTGCGTCGAATCCACAACCGACACTGTTCACAAAAACCCCTTGTTTTGTACTTTTAAATGCTCCA
It encodes:
- a CDS encoding cysteine synthase A; this translates as MYQSVIDLIGNTPVVKLNRVVFREGASVYIKLESFNPGGSVKDRAAKRMIEQAEREGKIVPFRSTIIEPTSGNTGIGLAMVCAAKGYRCIITMPDNATKERVNLLKAYGAEVHLTPAALRMQGAIDEAYRLAENIPNSFIPMQFENGANPDAHRISTAVEIVEAFPEGIDAFVLTAGTGGTVTGTGEELKKTFPHLRIYVVEPYGSPVLSGGQPGPHKIPGTGPGFIPPILNRKVYDDILLVKDEEAQMMARRLAAEEGILVGASAGAAAFCAVQVARTLPKDARVLCMAPDTGERYLSSDLFNG
- a CDS encoding diacylglycerol kinase, with the protein product MVLYFIVNPSAKNEKCKKTWKKIERTLQHYHIRYHVVFTKAQGDGTKLAQQIAEHTHEPFILIAVGGDGTVHEVMNGIAMYDHVTVGYIPAGTGNDFARGIKFPITWRKALNQMLLSVEGTHVDSYDIGAFKSTKQGVFVNSVGCGFDAHISRKVNASKWKQILNRLYLGKFVYVFYLLKEMFLYKPTVIQLTVDQKQYTFSNAWLVTVANHPYYGGGMKIAPFAQSNDQHFDVVVVDNISRLKLLALFVTVFWGGHIKMKEVHTFQGKYIHICSDISLPLHADGEQIGEGDITISVNKQIRVLR
- a CDS encoding peptidase M16, which encodes MKIIRYDQLQEQLFYERLNNGLDVYILPKKEFNKTYATFTTKYGSVDNYFTPYGKTSMKKVPDGIAHFLEHKLFEKEDGDVFQIFSKQGASANAFTSFTRTAYLFSSTTNVEKNLETLLDFVQKPYFTEQTVEKEKGIIAQEIRMYDDNPDWRLYFGTIESMYHNHPVKIDIAGTVESISHITKDLLYECYETFYHPSNMLLFVTGPVDPLTILEQIRTNQAQKTFHSPIDIERFNYEEPSHVAREKHVIEMNIQTPKCLVGIKAKNVYTKGKEKLKHECAMGLLLDHLFGKSSLHYERLYQQGLIDETFMVDYTEESDFGFGLIGGDTLYPDQLAEEIQRILLQFSDIGDEQVERMKRKKIGSFLRSLNSLEYIANQFTRYAFDRMSLFDVVETLQSLTSDDIKAVARECFVREQFTVCQVVPKR
- the fabG gene encoding 3-oxoacyl-ACP reductase (Catalyzes the first of the two reduction steps in the elongation cycle of fatty acid synthesis), encoding MKYALVTGASGGIGQEIARQLAKDGYGLYLHYYKNERSVQSLVEQLSTDIYAIQADLSHPSGVDTLVSSLFHPIDVLVHNSGMSTYGLVTDMTDEQVERMVQLHVTSPFLLTKRLLPSMIQRRCGQIVVISSIWGLTGASCEVLYSMVKGAQNTFVKALAKEVAPSGIRVNAIAPGAIDTPMLQGFTEEELEALANEIPLGRIGKPKDVAKAVSFLISDDASYITGQILSVNGGWYC
- a CDS encoding peptidase M16, with product MFREEVKTIGGLRLHVIPTKKYKTNTLVLKMKAPLCERDITMRALVPYVLQNATERHPSMKALRTYLDELYGATLQVDLAKKGENHIITIRMDVANEKFLGTTSPLLREALTLFSDMLFRPLTEQGGFSAAIVEQEKRALKQKIQSLFDDKMRYAQHRLIEEMYKGSPYALDVHGKLSDIDTIDAKRLYKHYEHMLKHDEIDLYIVGDVALTDVEHDVVERFPLEARSLRSTETTTLTKRTSVQEVIEKQHVKQGKLHLGYRTNTTYNDADYDALQVWNGIFGGFAHSKLFMNVREKASLAYYAASRIESHQGMMMVMAGIEPSNYERALEIIHAQAEAMRNGQFSDEEIIQTKAVIRNQLLETVDTARGMIEISYHNVIATRQRPLDEWLEAIEKVTYEDIVRIGEKIELDTIYFLTEKEGEKK
- a CDS encoding sulfurtransferase, translating into MQKWFSFLFTFLFIISGCAQNRYTNISVDEAAQMMQKEDVVVLDVRTEEEYASGHIPGAILLPLQQLPDRVDELNKNKTYIVVCRSGNRSAQASELLVKEGFSSIYNMTGGMNEWKGEVEK
- a CDS encoding DNA topoisomerase III, which translates into the protein MKVIIAEKPDQGKTLASIFQTKKREGYIEILPNEMFPKGAYMTWAVGHLFELASPETYEASWKRWTLDTLPIIPDRFQYEIDRKKAKQFAIIKQLLRKPEVVEIIHAGDAGREGELIIRNIIYMSGVKKPIKRLWISSLTPKAIEQGFRQLLDEKQTRPLYEEAYARTCADWLVGINASRVYTILLKQKGMNDVFSVGRVQTPTLALIVRREKEIEQFQPKPFWEVVATFDVDGKRYEGKWWHENETRTYDRELAEKVSAFCRRKQVEVAEVVCERKTFLPPLLFNLSTLQATANKRFKYSPQKTLDILQKLYQKGYVSYPRSDSQYVTKGEAETFPHILKQLSQKEEYAPYFPLVHESILHNKRYVNEKKVTDHYAIIPTEQVPNLTKLSQDERNIYDLIVRRLIAAHSEEAIFDYTTIVTVVDGRARFISKGKKQIQAGWRDVLMSQDDDVQLLPNVQSGEKGTVYDVYVEQGKTQPPKRYTEGELITLMKTAGKFLDDEQLEKVLAKTEGLGTEATRASIITTLKQRNYIEIKNNQVYVTDKGKVLIDAIGPHLLASPEMTAKWEQRLSEIGEEKASATAFMEQVKKLAAKIVADAVQVANDWSFEGLDTASIQRKKKTTIGKHVGVCKLCGGSVIDKGAFYGCVNYTKTKCSFTISKTILGKSISQANVKKLLAEGKTNVIKGFKKGENTFNAAVIWDETEKRISFSFEK